AATTCAAGCGGGAGAATTAATTGGACACGTGGGACAATCGGGATATACAACAGGACCTCATGTTCATTTTGCCCGATATATCCCTAAATCTTCCTATCGATGCAGCAGCGCGGGCAGTGGTGATAGTAGTTATCGGGGAAATCCAATGGGAACGAATGCAACTTGCAACTGGACGATGGTTGGTATATATCCGGAAAACTTTTCTTCGGTCAATTGGGTGCAGCAAAATGGAAAAAATTACGGTTATAATAATGGCGTACTCTCGAAAGGATGGATTTTTGATCGGAGTCGCGGACCTGTCGGGCGCTGGTACCTTCAAGATGATACTGGAGCCTGGACAGGGTGGTTGTGGGAACAAGGGAGCTATTACTACCAATTTCCAAACGGTTCGATTGCTTCAGGATGGCAGTACATTGGTGGTCAGTGGTGGTATTTTGACCCTAATAATGGTAATTCACTGGCAAGCAACACCTACGATTAGTGGGGTGCTACAAGGTTCCCTCGTGGTGCGTACTTTTTTAGAACAAATTCTTTTTATAGCCGCCTCGATTCCACTTCGCCTATTTTATCTCGCAAATGCTCATTTTTGCAAAAAAATCGGGAATTACCAT
Above is a genomic segment from Neobacillus endophyticus containing:
- a CDS encoding M23 family metallopeptidase; the encoded protein is MYQDCHIWGARDLGFDGIQWGEPVYAVEAGTLVFVYGDSTCFSTQPDPDFPNSNRVIPRQCSDANGIAILGDDGFFTEYIHVDPVPGLQARLCKRIQAGELIGHVGQSGYTTGPHVHFARYIPKSSYRCSSAGSGDSSYRGNPMGTNATCNWTMVGIYPENFSSVNWVQQNGKNYGYNNGVLSKGWIFDRSRGPVGRWYLQDDTGAWTGWLWEQGSYYYQFPNGSIASGWQYIGGQWWYFDPNNGNSLASNTYD